From Flavobacterium sp. 102, a single genomic window includes:
- a CDS encoding RidA family protein gives MKKIIFTDKAPAPIGPYNQAVLVGNTLYTSGQIALNPTTMELVLDDIETETKQVMENMKAVLAAADMTFDHVVKTTIFIMDMGDFARINSVYGSYFNEATAPARETVQVAGLPKGVNVEISMTAIK, from the coding sequence ATGAAAAAAATCATTTTTACAGACAAAGCGCCGGCGCCTATTGGACCTTACAACCAAGCGGTTTTAGTGGGCAATACTTTATACACTTCAGGACAAATTGCCTTGAATCCGACTACGATGGAATTGGTTTTAGACGATATCGAAACCGAAACCAAACAAGTGATGGAGAACATGAAAGCGGTCTTAGCAGCGGCTGATATGACTTTTGACCATGTGGTAAAAACAACCATTTTTATTATGGACATGGGTGATTTTGCCCGAATCAATTCGGTTTACGGCAGTTACTTTAATGAAGCTACTGCTCCGGCGAGAGAAACGGTTCAAGTAGCCGGTTTACCCAAAGGCGTGAATGTGGAGATTTCGATGACAGCGATTAAATAG
- a CDS encoding Fic family protein, whose translation MKPPYDITPKILKLISSISEKIGAVNANYLSKQSPQLRKQNRIKTIHSSLKIEGNTLTEEQITALIENKRVIGPEKDVLEVLNAIKVYERLESYKFSSDKSFLKAHLKLMNGLIESAGKYRTQGVGIIKGTKIEHIAPPFENIPYLMKDLFEYLKDSEELTLIKSCVFHYEMEFIHPFLDGNGRMGRLWQTLILMAEYPVFEFLPFENLISKTQDEYYKSLALSDKSGKSTVFIEYMLGVIDKSLESLLNYNNRVLKDIDRLEYFLNLGIKEFNRKDYMNIFKDLSSATASRDLKKGIEMTMFESIGNLNKTKYIVK comes from the coding sequence ATGAAACCGCCTTACGACATTACTCCGAAAATTTTAAAACTAATAAGTTCGATTTCAGAGAAAATTGGAGCTGTTAATGCTAATTATCTTAGTAAGCAATCTCCACAACTTCGCAAACAGAATAGAATTAAAACAATTCATTCCTCTTTGAAAATTGAAGGCAATACATTAACGGAAGAACAAATCACAGCATTAATTGAAAACAAAAGAGTGATTGGACCAGAAAAAGATGTTTTAGAAGTTTTAAATGCTATCAAAGTGTATGAAAGATTAGAAAGCTATAAATTCTCTTCCGACAAGAGCTTTTTAAAAGCGCATCTCAAATTAATGAATGGATTAATTGAAAGTGCCGGAAAATATAGGACGCAAGGTGTTGGAATAATTAAAGGAACAAAGATTGAACACATCGCACCACCTTTTGAAAATATTCCATATCTAATGAAAGATTTGTTTGAGTATCTGAAAGATTCAGAAGAATTGACCTTAATAAAAAGCTGTGTGTTTCATTACGAAATGGAATTTATTCACCCATTTTTAGATGGAAATGGAAGAATGGGAAGACTTTGGCAAACTTTGATTCTAATGGCTGAATATCCGGTTTTTGAATTTTTACCCTTCGAGAATTTAATCAGCAAAACTCAGGATGAATATTATAAATCTTTAGCTTTAAGTGACAAGTCCGGAAAGTCAACTGTCTTTATTGAATATATGCTGGGTGTTATTGATAAGTCACTGGAAAGCTTACTCAATTACAATAATAGGGTTTTAAAAGATATTGATCGTTTGGAATATTTTTTAAACCTAGGCATAAAAGAGTTTAACCGAAAAGACTACATGAACATATTTAAAGATTTGTCATCTGCAACGGCAAGCAGAGATTTGAAAAAAGGAATTGAAATGACTATGTTTGAAAGTATTGGGAATCTCAACAAAACTAAATATATAGTAAAATAA
- a CDS encoding methylglyoxal synthase has product MEIAIIAHDGKKADMVQFINKNKDLLQKENIKLIATGTTGGKVEAVGIKVKRMLSGPMGGDAQIAARVAEGKTKMVLFFKDPNSSHPHEPDINMLIRICDVHNIPLATNEATAQLLLLGLDEVK; this is encoded by the coding sequence ATGGAAATAGCTATTATAGCACATGATGGAAAAAAAGCCGATATGGTTCAGTTCATCAATAAGAACAAAGACCTATTGCAAAAAGAAAACATCAAACTCATAGCTACCGGAACAACCGGTGGAAAAGTAGAAGCCGTGGGCATCAAAGTAAAGCGAATGCTTTCGGGACCAATGGGCGGCGATGCTCAAATTGCGGCACGTGTAGCCGAAGGCAAAACCAAAATGGTCTTATTCTTCAAAGACCCCAACTCGAGCCATCCGCACGAACCGGATATCAACATGCTGATTAGAATTTGCGATGTACACAATATACCTTTAGCCACAAACGAAGCGACAGCGCAATTGTTATTGTTGGGATTGGATGAGGTGAAGTGA
- a CDS encoding BadF/BadG/BcrA/BcrD ATPase family protein yields MKLLVDSGSTKADWIAIDDNGKVLFTTQTLGLNPEVLDKEEVIARLDDKFDIEHNKDKATHLFFYGAGCGTDRMKNFLTKVFEEYFKNAVVSVHEDTYAAVYATTPKDEQAIVCILGTGSNCSFFDGKVLHQKVQSLGYIAMDDGSGNRFGRHLLRGYYFNSMPTDLAKEFEEEYNLDADYIKSNLYKEANPNAYLATFAKFIIKHKDNPFCKKIIKKELKSFVKNYIMQFDNCKDVPVHFVGSIAFYLKDELEQTLAKYDIKIGNVLRRPIDGLIAYHILNK; encoded by the coding sequence ATGAAATTATTAGTTGACAGTGGCTCGACCAAAGCCGATTGGATTGCAATTGATGACAACGGAAAAGTGCTTTTCACGACCCAAACTTTAGGCCTCAACCCTGAAGTATTAGACAAAGAAGAAGTGATTGCCCGTCTCGATGATAAGTTTGATATCGAACACAATAAGGATAAAGCCACGCATTTGTTCTTTTATGGCGCCGGTTGCGGTACCGACAGGATGAAAAACTTCCTAACCAAAGTGTTTGAAGAATATTTTAAAAATGCTGTAGTTTCGGTTCATGAAGATACTTACGCTGCAGTTTATGCTACGACGCCCAAAGACGAGCAAGCAATTGTTTGTATTTTAGGAACGGGTTCTAACTGTAGTTTTTTTGATGGGAAAGTGTTGCACCAAAAAGTACAGTCCTTAGGCTATATTGCTATGGATGACGGTTCCGGAAACCGTTTTGGCAGGCATTTACTTCGCGGGTATTATTTTAATAGTATGCCGACAGATTTGGCCAAAGAATTTGAAGAAGAATACAATTTAGATGCAGATTATATCAAATCTAATTTATACAAAGAAGCCAATCCAAACGCGTATTTAGCGACTTTCGCTAAGTTTATTATCAAGCACAAAGACAATCCTTTTTGCAAAAAAATCATCAAAAAGGAATTGAAATCTTTTGTCAAAAACTACATCATGCAGTTTGACAATTGCAAAGACGTTCCGGTGCATTTCGTGGGTTCAATAGCATTTTATTTGAAAGACGAGTTGGAACAAACTTTAGCCAAATACGACATCAAAATAGGCAACGTACTCCGAAGACCAATAGACGGTTTGATTGCGTATCACATCTTAAATAAATAA
- the gap gene encoding type I glyceraldehyde-3-phosphate dehydrogenase, with translation MSKVKLGINGFGRIGRIVFRETFNRDNVEVVAINDLLDVDHLAYLLKYDSVHGRFAGKVEVKEGKLYVNDKFIRVTAERDPKLIKWDDAAIDVDVVAECTGIFTTIDTAKAHIDGGAKKVIISAPSADAPMFVMGVNHLEAKATDTVVSNASCTTNCLAPLAKVINDNFGIVEGLMTTVHATTSTQMTADGPSRKDWRGGRAASVNIIPSSTGAAKAVGKVIPALNGKLTGMSFRVPTVDVSVVDLTVKVAKETSYEEIMAVLKKASENELKGILGYTEDDVVSQDFVSDPRTSIIDAKAGIGLNSTFFKLVSWYDNEYGYSSKLIDLSVHIAGLK, from the coding sequence ATGTCAAAAGTAAAATTAGGTATTAACGGTTTCGGAAGAATTGGAAGAATAGTTTTCAGAGAAACTTTTAATAGAGATAATGTAGAAGTAGTAGCCATCAACGATTTATTAGATGTAGATCATTTGGCTTATTTATTAAAATACGATTCAGTTCACGGTCGTTTTGCCGGAAAAGTAGAAGTTAAAGAAGGAAAATTATACGTAAACGATAAATTCATCAGAGTTACAGCAGAAAGAGATCCAAAACTAATCAAATGGGATGACGCAGCCATTGACGTTGATGTTGTAGCAGAATGTACAGGAATCTTTACCACAATCGATACGGCCAAAGCACACATTGATGGTGGTGCCAAAAAAGTAATCATTTCAGCGCCTTCAGCTGATGCGCCAATGTTTGTGATGGGTGTCAATCACCTTGAAGCTAAAGCAACAGATACTGTAGTGTCTAATGCTTCTTGTACAACGAACTGTTTAGCGCCATTGGCTAAAGTAATCAACGATAATTTCGGAATTGTGGAAGGTTTGATGACAACTGTTCATGCCACTACTTCGACTCAAATGACTGCTGACGGACCATCCAGAAAAGACTGGAGAGGCGGACGTGCTGCCAGCGTAAATATCATTCCTTCCTCAACAGGTGCTGCAAAAGCTGTTGGAAAAGTGATTCCGGCTTTGAATGGAAAATTAACCGGTATGTCTTTCCGTGTGCCTACGGTTGACGTTTCTGTGGTAGATTTAACCGTGAAAGTAGCCAAAGAAACTTCGTATGAAGAAATCATGGCGGTATTGAAAAAAGCGTCTGAAAATGAACTAAAAGGGATTTTAGGATATACTGAAGATGACGTAGTTTCTCAAGACTTTGTTTCTGATCCAAGAACTTCGATTATTGATGCTAAAGCCGGAATTGGTTTGAACTCAACGTTCTTCAAATTGGTTTCTTGGTACGATAACGAATACGGTTATTCAAGTAAATTAATCGATTTATCAGTGCACATCGCAGGCTTAAAATAA